AGCATCCCACATCTGATTAACATTCTTTAATTTCAATTTAGATGCTTTTTCATAAGTAAGAAGTCCATTTGTATACGCCATGTTGTGTTTAAGAGGTCGATCACGAAGATGTTGAAGACTACATTCTTTGATGACGGTGGGATGTATACCTTCAACAAATGTGTTGCTAGTGTCAATAGTGGAAGTATTTTTAGAAGAACCACAACCCATGTTTGTATATACCATGTTGTAAACATGATCTAAAATAGCTTGGATTAGCCATTCTCAAAGTATATATTAACTCTAGAAGTCAAAGTGGCTTTTAGTAATATTAATTTAGTATAATAGAGAGTATTGTTTACAATTCTTGCAATGTTATTAATGATTAGTAAAAGGTAAGAGCTTTTACTTTGATTACAACATTAATAACAAGCAATCAACTTCTGTTAAGAAAGGATCACAAAGCTATTGATATAAAAAATTGGCAATAAAAAACAAAGCTACAGGATCTAAAACTATATGCTTGTCATTTTTAGATCAATCAGACCAACCAGACTGCAGAAAACTTGTTGATTGAAGATCTTTACTTGTGGAAAACTGGAGCTGGTTATTCCCTATAGATTCTACAAATTTTTAGGTGCAGTCGAGCATCACAAAATCAATTAATATTATTGTAGCATCATCAAAGCAAATAACTAAATGTAAAAGACCTTATTGTCCAATatgttacttttttttcaattttccaaACTTTTTTACTGTCAAACAAAATTGACATAACAAGagtcaaaaattaaataaacaacaCATATATAACTTCTCAAAAGAAAACTGTATATATTCAATGAGAACACTGCCAAAATACATATAAATAATCTTTTATTATTGCTAAGGCctcgtattttgttatttgatGTTCTGTTTACTTTTTGTTGTTTGAAAACCACTATTAGGATTTTTTCTTTTCCCACAAGGACATATAAAAGCATGCTATAATAGCTTATAATTACCTTGTGCTGAGGGTAAtttattattcttaattttttgattcataatatagataaaaaaaaattcaacatcaCAGTAAAATTAGATCAACGCAGCAAAACATTTCCACTGTAGTTAAAAGTTTTGAATGAATTTCCACATTTAATAATAAACTTTACAAACTAAACATTAATGAAttcacatatatattttttcttagcaAATGATTCTTAGAAAATCTATACATTTGCACGACCTAATTAATATTAGATGCCAATTTAACCATTTTAAATAAGTTTCTAATGGTAACCAACAAACATTGTATTTAACAATGCATTAATAATTGCGGAAATTATCAAATAATTAACTATGTATGACATAGATACTCATTACAAGGTAGAACAATTTGTGTATTCTAGCTACAATCCAAGGAAGCTGAcatgttttccaaaatgtttcacATTGTCAATAAAAAACTTAGATATCaactgtttattttttgtgtgttacAATGCATTTTTATCTAGAAAATTTTTACAACACACCTTTTCCTTTCACTCTATATAAGGCGGATTTTTAACACCACACTTGGTCTCAAATAGAACATTTAATCTTGGTTCTTATCACACTATCGAAATAACAAACAAGAGGCCTGGTGCTTATTATGGCCTGCAGAAGATAGAATAGGATAATAAAAAGATAAACTATATCAATACTTACTCTTGGGTTGATATGTTTTGATTAATTATATATAGCTATCACGGTAGCATAACACAATTGATAACACATCATCAGAAAAACAGCCGTTTCCATCTGTACCAGTATTTACTTTATACATATAATACTAAAATGTAACAATGATAATAGCTAATTGACTAATTTCAAAATACGGAAGCCCAGATAGCTGAACTCTTTTAATcacgcttttgttttttttattcttttgtcaaaactatGTAAGACACATCATTGCATTGTTAAAGTAATCAAATCACAACTACACTAACAGgacatttcttgaataaaactatgccagagctacaaaagCACCCGCTAAAACAATGTGTATGAAAAATCGCACttgtaagcaaaatttacaagtgcaatgtgaatatttgcaagtgGGATTCacccttattttttatttaccacaacgttatatgttatttaagctgtataAAAATGAATTTCGTAAAATGTATTAACCGTAAGTGCAAAGTTGTGCAAAGTTGAAACAACGTTGAACGCGatgatgtgttggcagatttgctatatgtttttggcaataaatatatttctagacatttttgatttctctttccccttttaaaaagatttttaaactttattcaacagtTCTTTCTTTGGTATTTATTGCATCACAAGAACATTCATCCGGaggctgtattaaggtacaggacacctatgGTCTTCTGTCTTatgttcgagtctcagtgtaatgcaccagccaagcataagagtgtcagcatgaaggaaaggggctgactttaatgttctctatacttttaaacaaaatcaatcaTGAAGGAATGAATGTTAAGTAATCAGCGTAATAGCCTTTTTTCATCGctctataatattttagaaaagagaaaaaggactcataaatttttttacaagtgTGCAGGCGAGTCAGCGGAAATCGCACTTGTCTCAAAGAATGGCCTGCAGTAAACAATCTGGCATTTGATGCTtaatggcgccgtagattagtggttacaACTCTCGCATGTAGTGTGCTTCCATTCCCCTAGGTGGCAATTCAatatgggtgagtgaatgttaccatagccctggattaaaccaagccatgtgagggagaTTGGGGAGAAGGTATacactgtgtgggccattggatgttgcagggagttgtttTGGTAGAGCACGGACCTTAACTGGCGTAAGTACTTTAAGGTGAAACAGGGGAAACTATGAAGAAACTGGGGGAAATAGCTTAAAAACGGAGTAAAACGGGCTGAAAACAAGGGTAAACGATTCCGAAACTGGGAAGTCGAGTGGAAATGATAGGGAAACGAGGAAACGACTGGGAAACAGGAAAAATTCGGGGACCGTAATATTTATGTATATAATTGTTATCATGAAGTCGTAAAACTTGAAAATAGCTACGTCGTTACAATTATTTCACATTGCTATTACGTTGGATTCATTAGTATTgttaaagaattttatttccttGGTCCGCGCTATACTTTTAAAAGTGTAGTGTAAAAGCCTAATAGCTAttggtatttttattattattacctcattttttaaagtatgaTTGTTGTTACCCGGTAATGATAGATACATGCAAGTAAAACATTACTCAGAACAATTTCGTCATCAACAATCGTATAAACTTCTGATCAATGTTTTTCTTGAAAACCTTTTATACCCTATAAAAAGAGGGTCATACAAATTTCATGATACACAATATAAAAGTTGCACTTATAGATAATAAATGTAGACATGGAACTAGAGGAGGCTGCACACCTTTTATCAAGATTCAGAATGATAGAATGGTAGCTTACATGTTCCGAACAAAATGATGAGCTAACAAAAAAAAAGCTAACATCAAAATGCGTTGTAAATGTTAGAACAGAAAAACTAAATATTAATAGTTTGATCAAAGCAACTTGCAATACCATAATAAAGTATTAATGAaaagctttttaattttttttgtttgaactTGTGGTCCTGAATTTTCACAAAACTTCTTAGAATTTCATGTAAGTACGGGGCCAGCCAAGGGGACCAGGACGATCGAGAGCAAGAACTGTTCGAAGGTGACTGccatgattgattgattttatGCAGCATGCTTTCTGGTCATTTCCTATAGTGCTTGTTTCTCATGTTTCCCCTCGTTTCTCCCAGTTTCATTCCGTTTCTCTACGGTTTCCCCGTCGTTTGTGATCGTTTTCCCCGTTTTTTGTTATGTTTCCCATTATAGTAGTTATATACGCCTTGATTGGGTCTTCATAGCTCAagatgagcattaaatactctaggactcctcatctaagccatggcccgcctggaaataatagacagggtatatcccctgatatttgtgaggctagtcatgtaaaatatgcacatctatataTTGCAGCCTAAAGCAAGTACTTTCCTTCAGGCTTGCATTTTTCAGAACAAATTCCTGATATTTTCTAAACACGAGTTGTTTtcgtaaaaaacaaacaaaattaccATATCCAATAGGTAAAAAAAACACCTAAATAAAAACATACTGAACCTGACTGAAAGTGAGCTGAGCGAAAGCGAAGCGCATTTGTCATTCGGAGCAAAGTGAAAACCGCGCGAAGCCCATTTGGCAATACGCGACAACATACACTGTTTAGATGGTCCAAGAGGGAGAAAGAGCCCGGGatggcgatacgaacatgttcgtatcgccgtcccggggtcagaaaagatacaagatgccctggagacgaggttgagaGAGCCcaacttattttttttggaaataaaatttgaattatCTCCTTCTTAGTTTTTTGTTTGCTATATGATTGTAGCGAGGGAATCCATGTATTTATTTAGGCAAGAAGAGAAATTTCTAGATGCAAGACGGTGATAAATAATTGTTTAACAAAAGCCAGAAAAGTCAAACTATGAATATCCAATTGTACTGAATATctgttaataataatattttgaaaaaaaaaatttattctgaaACCGAGAATTTTGCATTAAATTTCAGAAAACGTGTTGAACTTCACGAATGAGGTATGTGGCACCGTTCCAAACAGAAGCTAAATAGGGAAAAATTTCCAGTGTAAACACTTTCGATGTTTGGAGTACTTTCACTTAGCACCCTCGCGAACAAATCAGCTCGATTTTAAAAACGACTCTTCCCGAGCATTTGAATAGTCAAAACAACATACCAAAAACGCTGGGAAAGTGACTTTTTCTGTATACTTATAAGAAGTTTTTGAATTCATCGCCTGTTACTGGTATAGCCAGAGCAAACCTCGTCCCTCCCGAGCCGTTATTACGGCAGCTATTGAATTTATCAAGAAGGCAAAATACTCTGGAAATGAGGTTGATATAAGACAActgctttttaaatattaaaaaagagaagaaataaATAAGTAGAGTCATGCAGAAATTATAATTGATAAAACACAGCGTTATTTTACTTGATCTGCCCTTCATTAAATTTTTGTAAGCCTAGTGCCAAAAATATAACCAGGAAAACCCATTCCTTctgaaactttaaattttatttaaaaacttaaattttcttAGCCTCTTATTAATCAGAGATTTCAAAAGAGAATATGATTGAAATAAGCATTTTGGATCACATTGGGTTTGGATTCATTTGGGTTCTTTGCGCCAAACTTACTTCATATTTCCTTCATGCTATAAATTACGCGTGCGTTGCCAGGTAAAAAATCCACCTAAAACATTCGCTTTAAATCCCCAGACGTGGCTTTTGAGAAAGTTTTAAGTCTTTTAGTGTTTTTTCGACAGCTCgaacaatgtgaaaaatattttttgcgccAAACAACACgtgtgacaaaaaattaaataacaaaaCTTCAAAATAAGACGTATTTCTCAAGTTAGGTAAATTCAGATATTTTAATGGTTTCTTTTTCGCAAATTgatcaattttaaatattacttcagaacaaaattgttaaatttcgcgaaattgTTAAATTTCTGTTTATAATCTTGaaatgtcaaattagaagaagaaaaaagtacgtaaaacaccatttttaaatttttgtttgtttgtttgttttttattagcaAATGACATTGTAATataatataaacaataaaaaatatataagaaagtTAGAAATAAACTAgccggtggcccgtggaaaaatccacgggtttgcctgtccttttttataccgcattgtgtgcgtctcgctacttgcagcaccattttgcgtgacagacagacagacgtataaaGATgctataatatagataaataaagtCAAGAGTATCTCAAAGTATTAAAGGTTGATTTGATTTTATAGCTTCGCAATTCTCCTCCAggtaaaaagagaaagaaatattGTTAAGgctcaaaaaaattcaaaaataatgtCTCTCTTGGGAAAAAACAAATGTATAACTAAATACGTTATATTAAAAGTAAAATGTGTGTCACTCTGAAGCACCATCTCGCTAAGTATTGTGAAGTAAATTTTCTAACATCAGATAATGGAAAATTGCATTGCAAGAGCCATCATACATATTCAATTAGTGATGCCAAAATTATTAAGCCGTACCAGCTGCTGTGCGTTCTCTTTGATCTCTTATACGTTTATACATTGGTTCGTTTAAAGTTTCTTTTGCACGAATAGCCTTCGGATGGCTTGGTCCCAGTACCTGAAAAAAttagtgtgtatatatataaattcggAATCgaataattctaaaaaaaaggAAACTACAATATCATTTTGTTTTACATCAAAAAACACTTTCTCTCTTTATCGAGATCAGTGTGGCTAATTATTCTGAATGCTTTCTCAGTTTCTTCCCCTATGTATTATTGAAGTTCATCTTTACACCATTTGCTGAATTTAGTTTCGTAACTGATTCAATCTATATAGTATTAATTGCTTTTTAGCATGCATATCAGGACTAAAAAACTAAAATGCTTTAGTTGTATGGTAACGCTTTTTGTTCTTTTAGTCCAGCATAGAAAGTTTTTCGAGTACagattaacatttttattacttTGTCGTCAATCTATATCGGACATGTTGTAATTATGAAGAATTTCATTAAACAGCGAAGAGGTTTTTcattaaattataaaattgtAAACCAATACGTTGTTAGATTCAACACTGAGTGTTAGACATTTTGTGTATAACATCTATGCTTCCTACATTTGGAATATCCTTGAAGGTGATATTAAGTAACTCAGAGTTTTTGTACTTTTTAGGCCGTGATGCTTATACAGAAAAATGCACATAATTACCTCCTTGCAAGCAACATCCCATTGCACAAAATAATCATacgctttttgatattgtctgTCATCTTCATAAAGTATTCCAATGTTTAAACACAATCTTACATATAACATATGTCCCTTACCATAAGCCTTTAAACACAACTTAAACGATTTCTTGAGTTGCTATAATAAAATTAAGCAAATGGTTTAGCTGGATAGAAAATAGCAAATGGTGGTGTGTATCTGGATGTTAGGACTTAAAGCTTCCAATCACTTAAGAATATTCAACAATAAGAAGAATATAAATTCACATGAACGACAGGTCcttacattttctttttcttcaaagtATTTTTTATCTCTGGGATTGATGAAAGATTTTGTCATGATAGCTTCCGCTAAATGCCCAATATCATTTATCTAGAAAATATAATGATAACTTTTAATGGCATATTTATTAGTGGATGAACGTAATCTTTAAGAGAACTGTGCACTTTCTGTAGCGAAAAATCCAATACAAGcaattaaaattataattattcTTCTCCTGTCTGAACACATCTTCCAACAGCACACTGTATTGGTCGTACGTGTCTAGTAAAACATGTTGCATGGGGAACATTGTAAAGTCAATGCACAGCCATAAAGTTTCATACTAAACCTGTTGAAAAACTCTGATAGCTTCATTGATAACTTCAAATGCTTCAGTTCGATATGTATCATCTTTCTTTAGATCAGCTATAATTGCCAGATGATGACAAAGAAGAATATTGTTAAGCGCCATCAtaaactgaaaaaataaaataaatctaaTTGACTAAATGTGTTAGTGAGTACTTTGCCGATATACTTGATTTAACGGACTATGACAAGACCCTGCAGCAGAttgtcatccaaaattttaataaacaaactGAAATACCTCATGTTTTTCTCCTTGCAGTTCTTTTCGATAATCATGGCTTTTTTGACATAACTCCACGACCTCCTCGTCTTCTGCAAGCTGCGACATTGTGATGAAATTGTGATTCTTTACAATCTAATAAATCAGTTtgtaaaatcatgtcaaatatcGCCGCAAAGTTTACATAAGTATTCTTTTAACGTAAATCAACAGAACAGGTTTTAGCATATTCAAGACGTTGTATGGTAAGACAGATTCTTCTAATTTTTTGGATATTGAAATATTCATATTCATGCACAAATTATCTACTTTAAATTAGTGTCTCCCACCTCACTCTTACACTTCGCCATCATCTGATAAACGTCAGCTAATTCGTCTACACGTGAACCAAGCTGTTCAGTCTCATGTTTGACTCGCTCTTCTAATATCTCATATGCTTCCGTGTATTGGCCAGCCTGAATGCTGAAATATGGGAGGATATAATTAATTTCTTCACTCATTTCAGAAATAAACAACTATTCTTCAATGAATAACAAAGGCGAAACAACACCAACGaatcaaaaaaataatgtttaagtTTTACGTATCTAATAAGAATACAGGATTGTTTTAAATCAACCCTCTTTAACCAATATTATTTAATTCaatgttattatttattattttatatacaaATCTTGATGTCAATAAAGATATAACAGCCGTTACATTCTCTAAGCATTTAAATTTCATAAATCTTCTACCATAACAAAACTAGACACTTACAGAAACATTCCAACGCTTTCCAATTGCTCTACATAATCAATTAATGGCATTCTAGAGTCTTTTAACACAACAAGTGATTCTCTGTACAAAGCAGATGCAACTACATAGCCACCAgccttagtaaaaaaaaatgatgggGTCATTAGAAATTTATAATTACATGTGCACCCTTGAGAAAGTCCAAAGGCTCGTCAAACACTTTCAGCTTAGCTAGGATATTAATAATACCTTTTGCCATGAGCGTAGCAAATCAATACTGAAATCTTCATTATAAAGTCGATTGAACACTGGCCATTCTAACAAACAACGTATTAATCGATTGTTGTCCAAAAGCTGCTCCAAATGATATGGTAGTTCctatacaaaaatgttttacttaattttgtttaaataaatatcaTGAAATTAATTTCAGtcctgttaaaaataattatatacttCAGCTTTTCTATCCATATCATCAACTCCTTCGAAATATCCAGCTAACACACCATGCCAAAAATTGtacatatgttttttaaatcctTCACTGCCCTGGAAATAtctaaaacaaaagtaaaaaatacactctcatttttacttaaaacaaattgataactttcgtttaaaaaaatgtaacaaatGTGTATCCATACTTTCTTCTTACAGCCTTGCTGAGAGATCTGTGGTAAAAATCAAGCCGTCCTTCTCCAAGATCACCACATGGTCTGAGGAGTTGTTTCAAGTTACGGTAAATAATAGCCCAGTCTCTAGCAGGTAGAAAGTTTACCTGCTTACCCTTTGGTCGCTTAACTAAAAGAACAGAATATTATAACAGACTAGCTTTTATAGATACATTGCAACACACAAATACGATCATTACTTATAGCAcatgatttaaagaaaataaagatgaaAAATTTACCTTTCGCATTCTGTTCTTCTTCTTTTATAACATAACCTTCATCAACGAGTTTCGAAAACTTATCAGTAAGATTCTCAACATCTTCTTTTTCTGTATCACATGGAGCTATTGATTGAGCAGTCACTTCTTCCGTTTTTTTGAtaacttcttcttcttcaccCTTTAGGAAAGCGAATTTATATTAGTTCTTCTTTCTAGTTTCCACCAACCGATTGTTTTACTGCCAAATCTTAATATAAAATGAGAAATGAGAAATAAATTAAGCCTACctcaacataatcaggacattTGATATTATTGTCATCTCCAAGTAAAGCTAACAATTCTGTTTCGAGCAAACCATGCCTTGAAACTTCAAGTAAACATAATGTTGCTTTCATCAACAGACCACCAGTTTCCGTCTCAAAGCGAGAAAATACATCTATTTCAAGGCTAAATGAAAATAGCAGTGTTAACTTACCATCAATATCCAAAATATATCTGATTTTGTAAAAGTTCCGATACTTACTCAATCAGATCATCAGGAAGCGTTTCTATCTTTCCAATAAGTTCCTCAAACTTTCCAAATACTCTTAATTCTTCACATGCCAGTGTTAACCACAGAGGATTACTTGAGCCTTTCTTTGCTACTAAAGTGTTTAGTTGCTCATCGTCCAATCGCTTATTGTACATCTTCAATATATTGCAGACAATTTCCTAACAACAGAGATACTAGCAGTTTACAGCAATTTTAGCAAAAACAGtaaatatactttaatttttaataaaaatcgaCAATGCTGTGTTTTAGTTTGCTTTTTGTATCAAAAATGCTTGGGTTATTATAATAGTAAACGTATTTATTTTTGGCAAAACTTTGAATTCCCTTACGAAAGAAAGTATAGTAAAATTCAAGGTATTAGACAAAATGAACATGCGTTTAAAACTCGTTTAAAATCTTACATTTTCGATAAAAACCGAGTTAAATATCAAACATTTTCTTTACACactaagaaagaaaagaaa
This DNA window, taken from Hydractinia symbiolongicarpus strain clone_291-10 chromosome 15, HSymV2.1, whole genome shotgun sequence, encodes the following:
- the LOC130629218 gene encoding TPR repeat-containing protein DDB_G0287407-like; the protein is MGTGTSTNKSTSHFPVNYIGSGEACNEPVQQVQPNVALDKGMIKQDVKIKITEDDDYLEPVSHQRKKVRIIKKIQLSRIIKTPLKRRYKKKLSNSENLLSITYAEASKLQPKDPAEMWKIVKQTSDKKPIQVEPTKNRKGWRTIRIFVSSTFKDFHQEREVLVKEVFPDLRLWCEERKLRLVECDLRWGVPKDSTTEETIKICLSELDRCYEDNVAPFFLNLAGERAGWIPNFGDLTLNLAAQYGWIYGLSVTEMEIVHGAFRKLNPNALFLLREPESIKDLPESIKDDFLDNNENCIKKLKTLKTIITETFEGDCVYLYKVKGMFNRGQVEFKGLSGDSQFSQKVYNFFKTRIEELYPLDPTPQDPLQVQKEAHETFLDSRSQCVLGRDKLIEQIKNYAYTDDGVSPLLVIGTAGAGKSALMAKCAADTVYMASADKLTVPSGFKKWRVFFHFVGATPGSTDLAFFLQRLTKEVKPDMKDIVSDLETLIQLSNSLLSNPNTEPIIIFIDAVNQLDEDKQQFMSRWLPDNLSPNVRVIVSMIESTPSHQMLRSYKPSPVEIMCGPLDMDSRKEIVCNILKMYNKRLDDEQLNTLVAKKGSSNPLWLTLACEELRVFGKFEELIGKIETLPDDLIDLEIDVFSRFETETGGLLMKATLCLLEVSRHGLLETELLALLGDDNNIKCPDYVEGEEEEVIKKTEEVTAQSIAPCDTEKEDVENLTDKFSKLVDEGYVIKEEEQNAKVKRPKGKQVNFLPARDWAIIYRNLKQLLRPCGDLGEGRLDFYHRSLSKAVRRKYFQGSEGFKKHMYNFWHGVLAGYFEGVDDMDRKAEELPYHLEQLLDNNRLIRCLLEWPVFNRLYNEDFSIDLLRSWQKAGGYVVASALYRESLVVLKDSRMPLIDYVEQLESVGMFLIQAGQYTEAYEILEERVKHETEQLGSRVDELADVYQMMAKCKSEIVKNHNFITMSQLAEDEEVVELCQKSHDYRKELQGEKHEFMMALNNILLCHHLAIIADLKKDDTYRTEAFEVINEAIRVFQQINDIGHLAEAIMTKSFINPRDKKYFEEKENQLKKSFKLCLKAYGKGHMLYVRLCLNIGILYEDDRQYQKAYDYFVQWDVACKEVLGPSHPKAIRAKETLNEPMYKRIRDQRERTAAGTA